The genomic segment cccctgataaagagaagcacattcacttgCTCttgcgtcatgttcaggaacaaactaatgttaacggcgctgaaacagccactgtcaaatggtgtggtcggagtcttggacttgactctgatcaatggtggactcgactcaatttttttttaatgacttaacTTGAACCGTgggaactcgagactggactcggtttagtgactcgactacaacactgcagtaTGTGAACAATTTGCatttttttccaacagccttctttgATTACAAAGATGAAGGGAATTACCCCAAACCCCCTTCATACAACGTCGCCACGTCTTTACCATCATACGACGAAGCCGAGAGGACCAAGGCGGAGTCCAGCGTTCCTCTGATGCCTTCACGGGTGAGGACACGGCCATCTCGCAGAGCTGAAGGCATATGGTGCTAGTTATCACTCAAAACATTCACGCAAATGAACTCTTTTCTAACAGGACGAGGATTTCGTCGCCAGAGACGACTTTGATGACGTCGACCAGCTGCGAGTCGGGAACGATGGCATATTCATGCTGACGTTTTTTAGTAAGACGCACACCTCGGAGTAAAGaaatgtgttccagacagtgaTGTGTTTTAGATTTCTATCCTGAACAGGCAAGATGATGATGATCTACtgtgttctttctttttcagtggcTTTCCTTTTCAACTGGATTGGCTTCTTTTTGTCATTTTGCCTGACCACTTCCGCGGCGGGACGCTACGGTGCAGTCTCTGGCTTCGGCCTCTCCCTGGTCAAGTGGGTCCTGATTGTCAGGGTAAGATTTTTCAGAACGCGTGCACACAGTGACCAGGTACTGAGAACAAAGATGAAGAATAATACATTATAGGTGCAGATTACAAAAAGCTAATCTGGCATAGAATAGCtagaattccccccccccccagccttATTAGCATATTTCTCATTAATCGTATTATATACAGTCTTATCTGAAAGTATTAGGACGGCAAGGCAAGTTCTTTTGTTTCTCATTCATCGTATTATATACAGTCTTATCCGAAAGTATTAGAATGGCAAGGCAAGTTCTTTTGTTTCTCATTAATCGTATTGTATACAGTCTTATCTGAAAGTATTAGGACAGCAACGCAAGTTCTTGTGTTTCTCATTAATTGTATTATATGCAGTCTTATCCGAAAGTATTAGGACGGCAAGTTCTTTTGTTTCTCATTAATCGTATTATATAGTCTTATCTGAAAGTATTAGGACGGCAAGGCAAGTTCTTTTGTTTCTCATTAATCGTATTATATACAGTCTTATCCAAAAGTATTAGGACGGCAAGTTCTTTTGTTTCTCATTAATCGTATTATatagcagggatgtgatttttccgcgaattcgcggaattccgcttttttcacctcaaaacttgaaaaaaaaaatttttccgatttttccctcaaatccacattcgtatcctattcgttccgactttgtttgaaagatggcagcctcggatttgcatctttacgcctcgatcacggaggctgccatctttcaactctttgtttgaagcgagcgcattcattggttgttacaaagcgatgggccaatcacgtaactcgtttcatctcattgacgtaattacgtcatttacgcaattacgtcattgagatgaaacgaggtacgtgattggcccatcgctctgtaacaaccaatgaacgcgcttgttagatagctgtacgtaagctcgcttcaaacagagttgaaagatggcagcctccgtgatcaagCGTAAAGTGCgctgcgcgcgagtgagagagagagagtgcgcgcgagagagagtgagagtgtgcgcgcgagagagagagcgagagagagagagagagcgcgtgagtgagtgtgcgcgcgcgtgagagagcgagagagagagcgagcgagagagagagcgcgagagagagagagcgcgagagagagagagcgcgcgagtgagagagcgagagagagtgtgcgcgtgcgagagagagcgcgagtgagtgtgtgcgcgcgcgagtgagagagagagcgcgagagagagcgagagagagagcgcgcgagtgagagagcgagagagagagtgtgcgcgtgcgagagagagcgagagagagagagcgcgagtgagagtgtgtgcgcgtgcgtgagtgagagagagagagcgcgtgagtgagtgtgtgcgcgcgtgagtgagagagagagagtgcgcgcgcgcaagtgagagagagagtgagcgagagtgtgtcagagttgcatgttgaccattaaattggcttgaatttgttaatcatgacaagttttttcttgtgtgtttgcttgccattttagtacaatttttaagtcagaaaaccccagaacccaggagcttcggggggcttcccccccttgtccccccaccagggtgctgccctgggccagctgggggcctgtggcccccagacccccggctaaaattttcagataatttcaccagccccaaatcacatccctgtatatAGTCTTATCCCAAAGTATTAGGACGGCAAGTTCTTTTGTTTCTCATTAATCGTATTATATACAGTCTTATCTGAAAGTATTAGGACGGCAAGGCAAGTTCTTTTGTTTCTCATTAATTGTATTATACAGTCTTATCCAAAAGTATTAGGACGGCAAGTTCTTTTGTTTCCGCtacacactgaagacatttgggtttgagatcaaaagctgAATATGAGGCAGAATgtgagctttcatttcctgatatttacatctagatgtgttaaacaacttgcaCTCAACCGACAGGTGAGCAAATAGTCTTAAAGTAAATGACGGTTAATGtttgcttgcaataactgcagCAAGCCGGCGACCTGCTTCCCATCACCCGAGGGATACGTGGCTGAAACAGAGGTGGTCAAGGAGACAGCTTGAAAAAGTTTCCCTGTAGTTGATCTTTAAGCCACAGAGAGCTCTGGTAGCATTATACTGTACTCATAAAGGTGacgaataatttaaaaaagggcagcCTAGTTTATAAAGGGAACATGACGCACCCGATTAAACCCAGGAAGGCTTGTTACTGAGCTTATGAGCTCAAACAGGAGTGTTGGCAGTAGAGGTGTGATGATTTCAGTTTTTTCATGATTGGATTCGAATCAAGAATTTGACCTTCCGATTTGAATCACGATTCCCTTTTTTGTCCTCTATTTTATAGCTGATGCAAGTCATTGTCAGTATCCtgttaaagaggaactgaagtcatttttaaacttgttttatttcttaacgtgttattcaattacgttttcggttgtagtaaccttatatcgtgactcgtgttggcaactaattgcaattaaatattatacttatcggcctattcggtttttagccatgttgaatttagttcgtttggtccacggcaggcgtcgcttatccgcgcgatcttcgcgagacttgtgtgagactttgaaacgtgaagtgtcagccaggtgtccgtgctgccattttgaaaactgttttccaaacgaagtattgcacaaaaatgagtttaaatgacgattactgcctacaaactttgctatcaaaacaaacaaaatttccggcttgatcacatcagcattcaaaagagggcgcgcacgtcttttgacgacgttggcagatgtcggtcgctttgatttccgctgtatgttttacttccgtcctacgatgtctcgcacaggtctcaacgaatctcgtttacagccatcgctttgacatacggactgatatattacagagcatatttcaaacactcagaacttgctatagcagttacaaaatagcgatcaaaaatgtattcctgt from the Neoarius graeffei isolate fNeoGra1 chromosome 2, fNeoGra1.pri, whole genome shotgun sequence genome contains:
- the ndfip1 gene encoding NEDD4 family-interacting protein 1 encodes the protein MAEQRSGYRQLANEEETETPEVPQQGTDAPPPYTSVAANTAFFDYKDEGNYPKPPSYNVATSLPSYDEAERTKAESSVPLMPSRDEDFVARDDFDDVDQLRVGNDGIFMLTFFMAFLFNWIGFFLSFCLTTSAAGRYGAVSGFGLSLVKWVLIVRFSTYFPGYFDGQYWLWWVFLVVGFLLFIRGFVNYSRVRNMADHSFPTVSRTRVLFIY